A window from Montipora capricornis isolate CH-2021 chromosome 7, ASM3666992v2, whole genome shotgun sequence encodes these proteins:
- the LOC138056809 gene encoding uncharacterized protein produces the protein MGFKRASLRSLLVAVVIQAMAVRCQNTTVATSNPGKEITNRPFLETRATTQVSEEEKVEATPTAAASEEDKPTIELQMTTRISASLTAEEKTKHKMAASSSVAVLNKEIVTKMMPYPFDTHAKELLTSSESMTIFGANSKDLNQVIKTETAQITASKSKPLKLVFASVTASEKEVWRSDSLKPEIASQIVAWRPVDSSSSSIGAFVSSSGSVLRHEAKIASLDSRTKAMMTSPISVTTSVIVPATIPYEEKTSTYLVATETSQQIVPSSSSKRVLPLSSEDHRMSSPTEVLSPPRGSPEETKGSGMMFTPTTSASATSQSFHAVSTFDEVKSKVVEHLSKHAKIIATLQPTKATLTSPYLTPSLQISRSVSSFKTLRSSPNVAGLPFLITTAIKAVKSTLMLSSSHLADEMTSSASVATSSTEMSLTPTKMTVATTEAVMTSSPNSPSNAVVTSTANTEVKHTSSESPSHQPTHTKEHEKPHPIDTHSNDTDAPSNVTSHGGERPTMGSPQEPDVEETYTDQQQGVDDNWIVSVIVVFALLGGMLVFVGVFIIKDRARIRKRNLGDKKRPGGDHGFVPLKEVKTDEEPAKLTKVEKRSSHYGNPEDAVPLLELHIADDGRSVLNSHDETQDTQVEPNGNATTTKRPLLDLYGDHAKRSQETLNSPRFI, from the exons gaaaagaaattacaaatcGACCCTTCCTTGAAACAAGAGCAACAACTCAAGTTAGCGAAGAAGAGAAAGTAGAAGCAACACCAACAGCAGCAGCATCAGAAGAAGACAAACCAACAATTGAATTACAAATGACAACACGGATATCGGCTTCACTAACAGCagaagaaaaaactaaacaTAAAATGGCAGCCAGTAGCTCTGTCGCAGTGCTAAATAAAGAAATCGTTACAAAGATGATGCCATATCCTTTTGACACACATGCCAAAGAGTTGTTGACGTCATCAGAATCCATGACAATTTTTGGTGCCAACTCTAAAGACTTAAATCAAGTGATAAAAACAGAAACTGCTCAGATCACAGCTTCGAAGTCTAAGCCCCTTAAACTAGTATTTGCTTCCGTGACGGCATCGGAAAAGGAAGTATGGAGGTCGGACTCCCTGAAACCAGAAATAGCTTCTCAAATTGTGGCTTGGAGGCCGGTTGATTCATCATCATCTTCCATAGGAGCTTTTGTATCATCCAGCGGAAGTGTACTGCGCCATGAAGCGAAGATTGCTTCCTTGGACTCTCGAACGAAGGCAATGATGACGTCACCTATATCTGTTACGACATCAGTGATCGTACCAGCTACAATTCCTTACGAAGAAAAGACCTCCACTTATTTAGTAGCAACAGAAACCTCACAGCAAATTGTGCCTTCTTCTTCATCGAAACGAGTCTTACCCTTAAGCTCGGAGGACCACAGGATGTCATCTCCGACAGAAGTTCTTTCACCACCACGAGgaagtcctgaagaaacaaaGGGAAGCGGAATGATGTTTACTCCTACAACGAGTGCTTCGGCAACATCTCAATCTTTTCATGCTGTGTCAACGTTTGACGAAgtaaaatcgaaagtggttgAACATTTATCTAAACACGCAAAAATCATTGCGACGCTGCAGCCTACAAAAGCGACTTTAACATCGCCTTATTTAACGCCGTCGTTACAAATTTCACGATCTGTGTCGTCATTTAAAACACTGAGATCATCACCCAATGTTGCTGGTTTGCCTTTTTTGATAACCACAGCTATTAAGGCCGTTAAGTCCACTCTAATGTTGTCCTCATCTCATCTTGCAGATGAGATGACATCTTCTGCTTCAGTTGCGACATCATCCACAGAAATGTCACTAACGCCAACAAAAATGACGGTTGCCACGACAGAAGCCGTGATGACATCATCACCAAACAGCCCTTCAAATGCCGTGGTAACATCGACTGCAAATACTGAAGTTAAGCATACCTCATCGGAATCTCCATCGCATCAACCCACCCACACCAAAGAGCAtgaaaaacctcatccaatcgACACCCACTCTAACGACACAGATGCTCCCTCCAACGTCACAAGTCATGGTGGAGAAAGGCCCACAATGGGTTCTCCCCAGGAACCTGATGTAGAAGAAACCTACACTGATCAACAGCAAGGTGTTGATGATAATTGGATAGTGTCTGTTATCGTGGTCTTTGCTCTGCTTGGTGGAATGTTAGTGTTCGTAGGTGTCTTTATCATAAAGGACAGAGCGAGAATCAG GAAAAGGAATCTGGGTGACAAGAAACGTCCAG GCGGCGATCATGGGTTTGTCCCTCTCAAAGAAGTGAAGACAGATGAAGAGCCAGCAAAACTGACCAAAGTTGAGAAAAGAAGCAGCCATTATGGAAACCCTGAAGATGCGGTTCCTCTTCTCGAACTACACATAGCCGATGATGGGCGTTCTGTGCTGAATTCCCACGACGAGACACAGGACACTCAGGTTGAACCAAACGGCAACGCTACAACAACGAAACGGCCACTTTTGGACTTGTACGGAGATCATGCTAAAAGATCTCAGGAGACACTCAATTCGCCGCGGTTTATATAA